The following are encoded in a window of Roseimicrobium gellanilyticum genomic DNA:
- a CDS encoding cation:proton antiporter — MQLKRNSLFYIITLAAVGAVMVMVLQWGASLPVPEGVPAVAKAPSTAVHAASANALDAMWHGIAGHFQSPLAHLFVQLLVIIAASRVMGKVFTLLGQPSVIGEMAAGILLGPSLFGAVAPDAFAVVFPASSMESLKLLSQVGVCLFMFAVGMELEIGHVRSKAQTAVLVSHASIVFPALLGVILAYFLYSNLAAPGAKFTAFALFMGVSMSITAFPVLARIMQERGMTKTRLGGTAITCAAIGDVTAWNFLAFVVAFAQSTGVAGTVLNLLLLVLFMVVMIFVVRPGLPRWIGAARLGKDEPSGGVLATILCVVVAAALFTEVIGIHALFGAFLAGAIMPDTHGFRHKIAVRVEKFSSVLLLPLFFAFIGLRTQLGLLNDWAGWLVCLVIIVVATLGKLGGTACAARFAGMNWRESLQLGALMNTRGLMELIALNIGYDMGILSPRIFTMMVIMALATTLLTGPLLSFFGNRGKAPDGASLGTTS, encoded by the coding sequence GTGCAGTTGAAACGCAATTCCCTGTTTTACATCATCACACTTGCCGCGGTTGGCGCGGTCATGGTGATGGTATTGCAATGGGGTGCATCGCTGCCGGTCCCTGAAGGCGTGCCAGCGGTGGCCAAGGCCCCGTCGACTGCGGTGCACGCTGCGTCGGCGAATGCTCTTGATGCCATGTGGCACGGGATAGCAGGGCATTTTCAGAGCCCGCTTGCCCATCTCTTTGTGCAATTGCTCGTCATCATCGCTGCTTCGAGGGTGATGGGTAAGGTGTTTACCTTGCTGGGACAGCCCTCCGTGATCGGAGAGATGGCCGCGGGTATTTTACTGGGGCCGTCACTATTTGGCGCGGTGGCGCCGGATGCTTTTGCGGTGGTATTCCCGGCGTCTTCCATGGAGTCGCTGAAGTTGCTCAGCCAGGTGGGGGTTTGCCTCTTCATGTTCGCTGTGGGTATGGAGCTGGAGATTGGGCATGTGCGCAGCAAGGCGCAAACCGCAGTGCTGGTGAGCCATGCCAGCATCGTGTTCCCCGCTTTGCTTGGGGTGATTCTCGCCTATTTCCTCTACAGCAATCTCGCGGCACCAGGCGCGAAATTCACTGCCTTTGCGTTGTTCATGGGCGTCTCGATGAGCATCACGGCGTTTCCTGTACTGGCCCGCATCATGCAGGAGCGTGGCATGACGAAGACAAGGTTGGGTGGCACGGCAATCACCTGCGCCGCCATTGGTGATGTGACCGCATGGAACTTTCTGGCCTTTGTCGTGGCTTTTGCCCAATCCACCGGTGTCGCAGGCACCGTTCTCAATCTCCTGCTTCTGGTGCTGTTCATGGTGGTAATGATCTTTGTGGTGAGGCCTGGGCTGCCCCGCTGGATTGGTGCCGCGCGCCTTGGAAAAGATGAGCCTTCGGGAGGTGTGCTCGCCACCATACTATGTGTGGTAGTGGCCGCAGCCCTCTTCACAGAGGTGATCGGCATTCATGCACTGTTCGGTGCTTTCCTGGCCGGGGCCATCATGCCAGACACCCACGGATTCCGTCACAAGATTGCCGTGCGTGTTGAAAAGTTCAGCTCAGTGTTGCTGCTGCCGCTCTTCTTTGCCTTCATCGGATTGCGCACACAGCTGGGACTGCTCAATGACTGGGCTGGCTGGCTCGTGTGCCTGGTGATTATCGTGGTCGCAACTTTGGGCAAGCTCGGCGGCACGGCTTGCGCTGCTCGCTTCGCAGGCATGAACTGGAGGGAGTCACTCCAACTGGGTGCGCTGATGAACACCCGCGGGCTGATGGAGCTCATTGCCTTGAATATCGGCTACGATATGGGAATCCTCTCACCACGGATTTTCACGATGATGGTGATCATGGCGCTCGCTACCACGTTGCTTACGGGACCTCTCCTCTCCTTCTTTGGCAACCGGGGGAAGGCTCCAGACGGCGCCTCGCTGGGGACCACATCTTAG
- a CDS encoding PVC-type heme-binding CxxCH protein encodes MPHRVLAFLAALHLGAAGDLAAADLKPDESKTIPADAIRPVVVSADAAAVAGMKSQAPKATLPEGWELVTAAAAPLVTHPIMGCLDDKGRLFLGDAVGLNWNKKRLEENPPNRVLMLEDADHDGVFEKSTVFADKLTFPQGAVWLKGSLYVASPPGIWKLTDADGNGVAEQREMIVGGFEYTGNAADVHGPFLHPNGRLYWCHGRKGHKVAQKDGTLVHEGLASGIWSCEPDGGDVRWHSLGCADNPTEIDFTPSGDIIGTCNLYYSQPRGDTLMHWLQGGVYERADMMKAIEGLPRTLEHMPVIHNFGHVAVSGCVISKSGLFDPKNSTVEQQAGLLSMFVTHFNTQRVVRMELLPHGVTYKATEHEFLRLPDSPDVHFTDVIEDELGDLLVLDTGGWFRIGCPSSLMAKPEAKGAVYRVRRKDVKGGLAKVVNTLKFWKESWEIRDENEALKQLTGNQNARAKVQACQWIAEHPGKNPQVRDAVLKLLDSAVEPALEHAIMHAAQALFAKGGLPPIDTRNELLASRLLVLASQGENQADAAASLLSAARNVNAAGDSGLANAIRRTACAMPNGGEVMLPVMQKWLEESPASEMKLQMAAEIIEAHFKEVPVQDFVAAMLGSAQVSVRRVAWHILSTQTTGITNEKWLEPLEKSLAEAGSSDLGLLIEAVTRLKSDRFNVVLQAMVNDPKRPQSIRLKALSATSRGSKILSPEGFALLTQLLGDVTNVTARIEAARVLATVPLMKEQLLQLAGTIPTLGPLELQEMLKLVRKTKDADTIKALASSFAQSPVVGAIEESAFKTAFANSLPEAYDLVAPAIRQAAALTDAKKRKLASLASEVQTQGRAEEGKKHFATGKGTCLACHKVGEVGRALGPDLTKIGAIRTERDLLESIMFPSNTLARDYEAHAIETSDGQSLMGLIRSHTAEGLLLVDLAGQEKSVPHASIVANTTLTTSLMPMGLDGTMTEQELCDLVAWLRSLK; translated from the coding sequence ATGCCTCACCGCGTTCTTGCTTTTCTTGCAGCACTCCACCTCGGAGCAGCTGGCGATCTTGCTGCCGCAGATCTCAAGCCGGATGAGTCCAAGACGATTCCTGCAGACGCGATCCGACCAGTGGTGGTGTCGGCAGATGCCGCAGCCGTTGCAGGGATGAAATCTCAGGCACCCAAGGCCACGCTGCCGGAAGGCTGGGAGCTGGTCACGGCAGCAGCGGCCCCGCTGGTCACGCATCCCATCATGGGCTGCCTGGATGACAAGGGGCGCTTGTTCCTGGGGGATGCGGTGGGACTGAACTGGAACAAGAAACGGCTCGAAGAGAATCCGCCCAACCGCGTGTTGATGCTGGAGGACGCGGATCACGATGGTGTTTTCGAGAAGAGCACGGTCTTCGCAGACAAGCTGACTTTTCCCCAGGGCGCGGTGTGGCTGAAGGGCAGCCTGTATGTGGCTTCACCTCCCGGCATTTGGAAACTGACGGATGCGGATGGCAACGGCGTGGCAGAACAACGTGAGATGATCGTGGGTGGATTCGAGTACACCGGCAATGCGGCAGATGTGCACGGACCATTCCTGCATCCGAACGGGAGGCTCTACTGGTGCCATGGGCGCAAGGGGCACAAGGTGGCGCAGAAGGATGGCACTCTCGTGCATGAAGGACTGGCCAGTGGCATCTGGTCCTGCGAGCCGGATGGCGGCGATGTGCGGTGGCATTCCCTGGGGTGCGCGGACAACCCTACGGAGATCGATTTCACGCCCAGTGGGGACATCATCGGCACCTGCAACCTCTACTACTCCCAGCCGCGTGGGGATACACTCATGCACTGGCTGCAGGGGGGCGTGTATGAGCGGGCAGACATGATGAAGGCCATTGAAGGTCTGCCACGCACGTTGGAACATATGCCGGTGATTCATAATTTCGGCCACGTGGCGGTGAGTGGGTGTGTGATTTCCAAGAGTGGATTGTTCGACCCAAAGAATTCCACGGTGGAGCAACAAGCCGGACTGTTGAGCATGTTCGTGACCCACTTCAACACCCAGCGGGTGGTGCGTATGGAGTTGCTGCCGCATGGTGTGACTTACAAGGCCACGGAGCATGAGTTCCTCCGGCTGCCGGATTCGCCGGACGTGCATTTCACGGACGTGATCGAGGATGAACTGGGCGACCTGCTCGTGCTGGATACAGGTGGATGGTTCCGCATTGGCTGTCCCAGCAGTCTCATGGCCAAGCCGGAGGCGAAGGGCGCAGTGTATCGCGTGCGAAGAAAGGATGTGAAGGGAGGATTGGCCAAGGTGGTCAACACCCTGAAATTCTGGAAGGAGTCCTGGGAGATCCGCGATGAGAATGAGGCGTTGAAGCAACTGACTGGGAATCAGAATGCCCGCGCCAAGGTGCAGGCGTGCCAGTGGATCGCAGAGCATCCGGGCAAGAATCCCCAGGTGCGCGATGCGGTGCTGAAGCTGCTCGATTCAGCTGTGGAGCCAGCGCTGGAGCATGCTATTATGCATGCCGCGCAAGCGTTGTTTGCCAAGGGGGGGCTTCCACCCATCGATACGCGAAATGAATTGTTGGCCAGCCGCCTTCTGGTCCTCGCATCGCAGGGTGAGAATCAGGCCGATGCAGCTGCCTCACTGCTGTCAGCGGCCAGAAATGTGAACGCGGCTGGGGATTCCGGTCTTGCCAATGCCATTCGTCGTACGGCGTGTGCCATGCCGAACGGTGGCGAAGTCATGCTGCCGGTAATGCAGAAGTGGCTGGAGGAGTCTCCTGCATCTGAGATGAAGCTGCAGATGGCCGCGGAGATTATCGAGGCGCATTTCAAGGAGGTGCCTGTGCAGGATTTCGTGGCAGCGATGCTCGGCAGCGCTCAGGTCTCCGTGCGCCGTGTGGCATGGCACATCCTTTCCACGCAGACGACCGGCATCACGAATGAGAAATGGCTTGAGCCCCTGGAGAAGAGTCTTGCGGAAGCGGGCTCCAGCGATCTGGGGCTGCTCATCGAAGCTGTGACCCGGTTGAAGAGCGACCGATTCAACGTGGTGCTGCAAGCCATGGTGAATGATCCGAAGCGTCCTCAATCCATCCGCCTCAAGGCGTTGAGTGCGACCTCGCGTGGCAGCAAGATCTTGAGTCCCGAAGGTTTCGCCTTGCTCACCCAGTTGCTCGGAGACGTGACGAACGTCACCGCACGCATCGAGGCCGCCCGAGTGCTGGCCACCGTGCCTCTCATGAAGGAGCAATTGCTGCAGCTTGCGGGGACGATTCCCACGCTGGGGCCGTTGGAGCTTCAGGAGATGCTCAAGCTCGTGCGCAAGACGAAGGATGCGGACACCATCAAGGCCCTCGCAAGTTCCTTCGCTCAATCTCCGGTTGTCGGTGCGATCGAAGAGAGCGCGTTCAAGACCGCCTTCGCCAACTCGCTGCCCGAGGCATATGACTTGGTGGCTCCCGCCATCCGGCAGGCGGCGGCGCTCACCGATGCGAAGAAACGGAAACTCGCCTCCCTGGCCAGCGAAGTGCAGACTCAAGGGAGGGCCGAGGAAGGAAAGAAACACTTCGCCACGGGGAAGGGGACCTGCCTTGCCTGCCACAAGGTGGGTGAAGTCGGGCGCGCGCTCGGCCCGGACCTCACGAAGATTGGCGCCATTCGCACAGAGCGTGATCTTCTCGAGAGCATCATGTTCCCCAGCAACACGCTGGCACGTGACTACGAAGCGCATGCCATCGAGACCAGCGATGGCCAGAGCCTCATGGGCCTCATCCGCAGTCACACCGCTGAAGGGTTGCTCCTCGTGGATTTGGCCGGCCAGGAGAAGAGCGTGCCCCACGCCAGCATCGTAGCGAACACCACCCTCACCACGAGCCTCATGCCCATGGGACTGGATGGCACCATGACCGAGCAGGAACTGTGTGACCTCGTGGCTTGGCTGCGCTCACTGAAATAG
- a CDS encoding metallophosphoesterase, which translates to MKTAPSSSTTWSRRRLLKTVFCSSAALGLNLRPDGISAAESAADDQHWFALGDFGSMQPAQSAVADGMKGYVGRLGVKPKGLLLLGDNFYSKMTGGLKSERWKTGFDDMYPKSVFDCPCPAVLGNHDYHDNAGGELVQVEYSKQPGTRWTMPNKWHRMDMGGSAGKPLVTFICLDTNFRAVSGGRNKKDGKLKNSLIEAEEQEQLYWFKEELKKPRATWTIVVGHHPLYSNGIHGDSKPLQAAFDSLMQENGVHLYMCGHDHDLQHLEFAGKKTSHILSGGGGARVREPKIADRGPYSKAVYGFSHIQANEQRFIFRHIDANGKLLHEFEKRPDFSFSVTKVS; encoded by the coding sequence ATGAAGACTGCTCCCTCTTCCTCCACCACCTGGTCACGCCGCCGCCTGCTGAAGACTGTATTCTGCTCGAGCGCGGCCCTTGGCCTGAATCTGCGTCCCGATGGCATCTCCGCAGCGGAGTCCGCGGCGGACGATCAGCACTGGTTTGCGCTGGGTGATTTTGGCAGCATGCAACCCGCCCAGTCCGCCGTGGCGGATGGCATGAAGGGTTACGTGGGGAGACTCGGAGTGAAGCCGAAAGGACTCCTGCTTCTCGGGGACAATTTCTACAGCAAGATGACCGGCGGCCTGAAGTCGGAGCGCTGGAAGACGGGGTTTGACGACATGTACCCCAAGAGTGTCTTTGACTGCCCCTGCCCCGCCGTGCTGGGGAACCACGACTACCACGACAATGCAGGCGGAGAGCTCGTGCAGGTGGAGTACAGCAAGCAGCCCGGCACCCGTTGGACCATGCCGAACAAGTGGCATCGCATGGACATGGGGGGGAGCGCTGGCAAGCCGCTGGTCACCTTCATCTGCCTTGACACCAACTTCCGTGCCGTGAGTGGTGGGAGGAACAAAAAGGATGGGAAGCTGAAGAACTCACTTATTGAAGCAGAGGAGCAAGAGCAGCTCTACTGGTTCAAGGAAGAATTGAAAAAGCCACGTGCCACGTGGACGATTGTGGTGGGGCACCATCCTTTGTATAGCAATGGCATCCACGGCGACTCCAAGCCACTGCAGGCGGCATTCGATTCGTTGATGCAGGAAAACGGCGTTCACCTCTACATGTGCGGTCATGACCATGACCTCCAGCATCTGGAGTTCGCGGGAAAGAAGACCAGCCACATCCTTTCAGGTGGTGGTGGTGCCCGTGTGCGTGAACCGAAGATTGCCGACCGTGGCCCCTACTCGAAGGCCGTCTATGGCTTCAGCCACATCCAGGCGAACGAGCAGCGTTTCATTTTCCGCCACATTGATGCCAATGGAAAGCTGCTGCATGAGTTTGAGAAGCGCCCGGACTTCAGCTTCAGCGTGACGAAAGTCTCATAA
- a CDS encoding ATP-binding protein — translation MDTVHRLCTFICLLALVPLRAQAEGDLLSRAAHVLDGELQRTDARIGQIHQILGTLARVPAEQTGERLGYHSRILQGTPEQLWVQIDLSASETLDTVVIVPVVLPKEQGGIEGYGFPWRFKVEVSDDAGFATASTIDDHTKADFPNPGKVPVILRVGETKGRYLRLTSTLPAGRRNKNGQVSWPSLALAEIMVLRNDRNLAAGRPVTAPTSREAPPVWSLANLTDSESILGPPVGAVPTERKGWHSIAYPEANTPLEITLDLGEAYPIEDVRLFPMRWTGYPHWVGFGFPVRFKVESALEPSFSLPHLVADFTATDFPNPGMNPTVMPANGIIGRYVRITTTKQWERFTDHAVALSEVQVYSAGRNAAKGRTPRTTSVYPDKPWADANLVDGDASENPILAFPAWIAQLERSISLERELTELEEERTARMQQWREWAMSAGITLGTLVLVLPTVFLIRNSLRRRRDLRQLRERIARDLHDEVGSNLAGIALLSREAEKADAAGRASLLEEIQRVAQETAGSMHDLVWMIQPGAPGDLVNGLRALAERMLKGMEQVAFNAMEDARRITMSLDMRRELYLMCKEVLQNIVKHSQATAAGMLVEVKGGALKVTIDDNGRGFDTAASSNSGFGLNNLRERARRIGGSCAFESDTGKGTTVTITVPLQ, via the coding sequence ATGGATACCGTCCACCGTCTCTGCACTTTCATCTGCCTGCTGGCCCTTGTGCCGCTCCGGGCACAGGCGGAGGGAGATCTGCTCTCCCGCGCAGCGCATGTGCTGGATGGGGAACTCCAACGCACGGATGCCCGCATTGGTCAGATTCATCAGATTCTTGGCACCCTGGCACGCGTTCCCGCCGAGCAGACCGGGGAACGGCTCGGCTATCACAGCCGCATCCTTCAAGGGACGCCAGAACAGCTCTGGGTACAGATTGATCTGTCAGCCAGTGAGACACTCGACACCGTGGTAATCGTACCGGTGGTTCTGCCTAAGGAACAGGGTGGCATCGAAGGCTATGGCTTCCCGTGGCGCTTCAAGGTGGAAGTCTCGGATGACGCAGGCTTCGCGACGGCATCGACCATCGATGATCATACGAAGGCGGACTTCCCCAATCCCGGAAAGGTGCCCGTGATCCTGCGGGTAGGAGAGACGAAAGGAAGATATCTGCGTCTCACTTCCACCCTGCCCGCGGGCCGTCGCAACAAGAATGGGCAGGTCAGCTGGCCATCGCTGGCCCTGGCGGAAATCATGGTGCTGCGAAATGATCGCAATCTCGCAGCTGGCCGCCCCGTCACCGCGCCGACTTCCCGTGAAGCACCCCCCGTATGGTCACTGGCAAATCTGACCGACAGCGAGAGCATTCTGGGACCACCTGTGGGCGCCGTGCCGACAGAGCGAAAGGGCTGGCACAGCATTGCCTATCCCGAGGCGAACACGCCATTAGAGATCACGCTCGATCTCGGGGAGGCATATCCCATCGAGGATGTGCGCCTCTTTCCCATGCGCTGGACGGGATACCCACACTGGGTGGGATTTGGTTTTCCTGTGCGCTTCAAGGTGGAGAGCGCGCTTGAACCTTCGTTCTCGCTCCCTCATCTCGTGGCAGACTTCACGGCGACCGACTTCCCGAATCCCGGGATGAATCCGACCGTGATGCCAGCCAATGGCATCATAGGAAGGTACGTCCGAATCACGACCACCAAACAGTGGGAACGTTTCACCGACCATGCGGTGGCCTTGTCCGAGGTGCAGGTGTATTCCGCGGGCAGAAACGCGGCCAAGGGCAGAACACCGCGCACCACCAGTGTTTACCCGGACAAGCCCTGGGCCGACGCGAATCTGGTGGATGGTGATGCCAGTGAGAACCCCATCCTGGCATTCCCAGCGTGGATCGCGCAATTGGAGCGGAGTATTTCGCTGGAGCGTGAGCTGACCGAACTCGAAGAAGAGCGCACCGCACGCATGCAACAATGGCGGGAGTGGGCGATGTCAGCAGGCATCACTCTCGGCACACTGGTGCTTGTGCTGCCTACCGTCTTTCTCATCCGCAACAGCCTGCGGCGGAGACGTGACCTTCGGCAACTCCGTGAACGCATCGCGCGTGACCTGCATGATGAAGTCGGCAGCAACCTGGCAGGCATTGCACTGCTTTCGCGTGAGGCGGAAAAGGCGGATGCAGCAGGGCGGGCATCCCTGCTGGAAGAGATCCAGCGCGTGGCGCAGGAGACCGCCGGCTCCATGCACGATCTGGTGTGGATGATCCAGCCCGGAGCTCCCGGTGACCTCGTGAACGGCCTGCGTGCACTCGCAGAGCGCATGCTCAAGGGGATGGAACAGGTGGCCTTCAATGCGATGGAGGACGCACGACGGATCACCATGAGCCTGGACATGCGCCGCGAGCTTTATCTGATGTGCAAGGAGGTGCTGCAAAACATCGTAAAACACAGCCAGGCCACTGCCGCCGGCATGCTCGTGGAAGTGAAAGGTGGCGCTCTAAAGGTCACTATCGATGACAATGGCCGCGGCTTCGATACCGCTGCGTCCTCCAACTCAGGTTTCGGACTCAACAACCTTCGCGAGCGGGCGCGACGCATAGGAGGAAGTTGCGCCTTTGAGTCTGATACCGGAAAGGGAACAACGGTCACCATCACCGTCCCGCTGCAATAA
- a CDS encoding response regulator, with protein MSTRARIWIAEDNATYRGAVARALSAREEMLCEKQFSTGKALLQALDGRDTAPDVILLDVGLPDGSGLDHIPRIRDLAPECRVLILTVFEEEGKITEAICNGAQGYLLKSASVEELVQGIQLSLAGGVPMTPRIAHCMLKLFSQFAPKQADYGLSAREKDTLELMVQGYIRKEIADRLGLSLHTVDTYLRGIYKKLEVNTRTGAVAKALKEGLI; from the coding sequence ATGAGCACACGCGCCCGCATCTGGATTGCCGAAGACAACGCGACCTATCGCGGCGCCGTGGCGCGTGCCCTGAGTGCACGGGAGGAGATGCTGTGCGAGAAACAATTCTCCACAGGCAAGGCCCTGCTGCAGGCCCTTGATGGCAGGGACACCGCGCCGGATGTTATCTTGCTCGACGTGGGCCTGCCAGATGGCAGCGGGCTGGACCACATCCCCCGCATCCGCGATCTCGCTCCGGAATGCCGCGTATTGATTCTCACGGTCTTTGAAGAAGAGGGAAAAATCACCGAGGCCATCTGCAACGGCGCCCAAGGCTACCTGCTAAAGAGCGCTTCCGTGGAGGAATTGGTGCAGGGCATCCAGCTCTCTCTCGCGGGCGGCGTGCCCATGACACCGCGCATTGCCCACTGCATGCTGAAGCTCTTCTCCCAGTTCGCGCCGAAACAGGCTGACTACGGACTCAGCGCGCGGGAGAAGGACACACTGGAACTCATGGTGCAGGGGTACATCCGCAAGGAGATTGCCGATCGCCTGGGACTGAGCCTGCACACGGTGGATACCTACCTGCGTGGAATCTACAAAAAGCTTGAAGTCAATACCCGCACGGGTGCCGTCGCCAAGGCGCTGAAAGAGGGGCTGATTTGA